The proteins below are encoded in one region of Acidimicrobiales bacterium:
- the proS gene encoding proline--tRNA ligase encodes MAKAPVLTPQADDFPRWYQDVVAKAGLAESGPVRGTQVIRPYGYAIWERMQAEVDARIKAAGVENAYFPLFIPESYLQREAEHVEGFSPELAVVTHAGGKELEEPIVVRPTSETVIGEYMAKWIQSYRDLPLLLNQWANVVRWELRPRLLLRSSEFLWQEGHTAHADEADASAFARRILLDVYRAFMVDVLAIPVFAGRKTASERFPGATNTLTCEAMMVDGKALQMGTSHELGQNFARAFDIRFQSDAGVEELAWTTSWGASTRMLGGLIMTHGDDRGLRLPPHVAPIQAVVMLVRDEDGAGAAADQLVTDLTAAGVRVRLDARTDLSFGRRATEWELKGVPVRLEVGPRDLANGEVTLVRRDDGTKVPTSVGSVAGAVPGLLDTIQQSLHDAALAARDARTVAATSVAEAAEVAAGGFARLLWADLGEGGEEELATSAVTVRCLLRPDGSVPDSDTEPGLEAVVGRSY; translated from the coding sequence ATGGCCAAGGCACCGGTGCTGACTCCCCAGGCAGACGACTTCCCGCGCTGGTACCAGGACGTCGTCGCCAAGGCCGGCCTCGCCGAGAGCGGACCGGTGCGGGGCACGCAGGTGATCCGGCCCTACGGCTACGCCATCTGGGAGCGCATGCAGGCCGAAGTCGACGCCCGGATCAAGGCGGCCGGCGTGGAGAACGCGTACTTCCCGCTGTTCATCCCCGAGAGCTACCTGCAGCGCGAAGCCGAGCACGTGGAGGGTTTCAGCCCCGAGCTGGCCGTGGTCACCCACGCGGGCGGCAAGGAGCTGGAGGAGCCCATCGTGGTGCGTCCCACCAGCGAGACGGTCATCGGCGAGTACATGGCCAAGTGGATCCAGAGCTACCGCGACCTGCCGTTGCTGTTGAACCAGTGGGCCAATGTCGTGCGGTGGGAGCTGCGGCCTCGGCTGTTGCTCCGTTCCAGCGAGTTCCTGTGGCAAGAAGGGCACACCGCCCACGCTGACGAGGCCGACGCCTCCGCCTTCGCTCGCCGGATCCTCCTCGACGTGTACCGGGCCTTCATGGTCGACGTGCTGGCGATCCCCGTGTTCGCGGGTCGCAAGACCGCCAGCGAACGTTTCCCGGGCGCCACGAACACGCTGACCTGCGAAGCGATGATGGTCGACGGCAAAGCGTTGCAGATGGGTACCAGCCACGAGCTGGGCCAGAACTTCGCTCGGGCGTTCGACATCCGCTTCCAGAGCGATGCGGGGGTCGAGGAGCTGGCGTGGACCACCTCGTGGGGTGCGTCGACCCGGATGCTCGGTGGGCTGATCATGACCCACGGCGACGATCGCGGCCTCCGCCTGCCGCCGCACGTCGCACCGATCCAAGCAGTCGTCATGTTGGTGCGCGACGAGGACGGTGCCGGTGCCGCGGCGGACCAGCTCGTCACCGACCTGACCGCAGCCGGGGTGCGGGTGCGGCTCGATGCTCGCACGGACCTCAGCTTCGGACGCCGGGCCACCGAGTGGGAGCTCAAAGGCGTGCCGGTGCGGCTCGAGGTCGGGCCCCGCGATCTGGCAAACGGCGAGGTCACGCTCGTACGCCGCGACGACGGCACGAAGGTGCCCACCTCGGTGGGGTCGGTCGCGGGGGCGGTGCCGGGCCTGCTCGACACGATCCAACAATCGCTGCACGACGCGGCACTCGCTGCTCGCGACGCTCGCACCGTGGCGGCCACGTCGGTCGCCGAAGCCGCCGAAGTGGCTGCCGGGGGGTTCGCGCGGCTGCTGTGGGCCGATCTCGGCGAAGGCGGCGAGGAAGAGCTGGCCACTTCGGCCGTGACCGTGCGCTGCCTGCTGCGCCCCGACGGATCGGTGCCGGACAGCGACACGGAGCCAGGCCTGGAAGCCGTCGTCGGCCGGTCGTACTGA
- a CDS encoding acyl-CoA dehydrogenase family protein, whose protein sequence is MNFDDTPDEAAFRAEARAWLAANAPSKGSDDDFSARWNDVSLAPPEIQESLAVEYAELCRGWQATLFKGGWAGLTWPEAFGGRGLGAAEATIFAEEQAEFGVSNGAFMVAIGMVGPTLIAHASPDQKARLLGAMLRGEHLWCQLFSEPGAGSDLAGLTTRAVRDGDEWVVNGQKVWTSNATTADWGILLARTNPAAPKHHGITFFVVDMTSPGIEIRPLRQMTGESHFAEVFLTDLRLPADAVVGEVDGGWGVARTTLANERASIGGQGRFTTDDLVAVARRFGRLNDPGVRQQLAGLHATGECLRFMGYRLRTAISQGRQPGAEANCMKLLQARYLKDASRFAVGVQGPAGMIDHTAVSGDEYWKHLLLSAPSIRIAGGSDEVQRNIIGERVLGLPRDPRPQEENR, encoded by the coding sequence ATGAATTTCGACGACACACCGGACGAGGCGGCGTTTCGCGCCGAAGCTCGCGCGTGGCTCGCCGCCAACGCGCCGTCGAAAGGGTCTGACGACGACTTCTCGGCGCGCTGGAACGACGTGTCGCTCGCACCGCCGGAGATCCAGGAGTCGCTGGCGGTCGAGTACGCCGAGCTGTGCCGCGGCTGGCAGGCGACGCTGTTCAAGGGCGGTTGGGCCGGCCTGACGTGGCCCGAGGCGTTCGGCGGCAGGGGACTGGGCGCGGCGGAAGCCACGATCTTCGCTGAGGAGCAGGCCGAGTTCGGCGTGAGCAACGGCGCGTTCATGGTGGCGATCGGGATGGTGGGTCCAACGCTCATCGCCCACGCATCGCCGGACCAAAAAGCGCGCTTGCTGGGCGCGATGTTGCGCGGCGAGCACTTGTGGTGCCAGCTGTTCAGCGAGCCAGGCGCCGGGTCCGATCTGGCCGGCCTCACCACTCGGGCGGTCCGCGACGGCGATGAGTGGGTGGTGAACGGCCAGAAGGTGTGGACCTCGAACGCCACCACGGCCGACTGGGGCATCCTGCTCGCCCGCACCAACCCCGCCGCGCCGAAGCACCACGGGATCACGTTCTTCGTGGTCGACATGACGTCGCCGGGCATCGAGATCCGCCCGCTGCGCCAGATGACGGGCGAGTCGCACTTCGCCGAGGTCTTCCTCACCGATCTGCGCTTGCCCGCCGATGCCGTGGTGGGCGAGGTGGACGGTGGGTGGGGTGTGGCCAGGACCACGCTGGCCAATGAGCGGGCGTCGATCGGTGGACAAGGGCGGTTCACCACTGACGACCTGGTCGCGGTGGCTCGCCGCTTCGGCCGCTTGAACGACCCGGGCGTCCGCCAACAGCTCGCTGGGCTCCACGCCACGGGCGAGTGCCTGCGCTTCATGGGCTACCGGCTGCGCACCGCGATCAGCCAGGGACGCCAGCCCGGCGCCGAAGCCAACTGCATGAAGCTGCTCCAAGCCCGCTACTTGAAAGATGCCAGCCGGTTCGCGGTCGGCGTGCAGGGGCCCGCCGGCATGATCGACCACACCGCGGTCAGCGGCGACGAGTACTGGAAGCACCTGCTGCTCAGCGCCCCGTCGATCCGCATCGCCGGGGGTAGCGACGAAGTGCAGCGCAACATCATCGGGGAGCGCGTGCTCGGCTTGCCGCGCGACCCACGGCCTCAAGAGGAGAACCGCTGA
- a CDS encoding phosphatidate cytidylyltransferase translates to MTDHFAQSPEDGEPDTEGVRIIGAEEAQEAIERGDVAPRLSDMEPRPGERPAPPAEGPRPTLRFPLSDAERAQDVARPAVVPPPEPPPSASWGDDDAGWADTEGGPWGETQWDPPAEAPPEYGAPTYDDTGYDAPIPEQAADLGDHGVAGGSTSPAEFGAADQYAEPDEYAAYGSQREPLWGDEASGAEHDETADGDPSQPVELPHWTDPPTGEVPKVIASEDDDLEAWSSFASPPRWRGDNHDWSEGDYDDMSALGDEESRVGALDPTRVGAPDSDPFAELDEPEPAMVGGVYDAYDDEQEAAPRHRPMRRPLRRHVAGMDDGGAGGGPGRDIQTAATVGIGLGIAAIILIGLAPPKIGILAVTAAAAVAAWEFFGATIQGGARAAVPVGLVAAAGLPLATYWKGAQAVPLLLVLALITALAWYVIGAGGNAPVLEGVGTTLLGVVWIGVLASFAAQFLLAHQGRSMLIGIIVVVVAADVGAFFGGQSIGRTPLSPVSPNKTREGAIVGLVAAIVMGVIIGILKVGVYRGVGAGFLLGLAIGIVAPIGDLCESVIKRDLGVKDMGNLLPGHGGLLDRIDGLLFALPAAYYLIAAFHFHY, encoded by the coding sequence ATGACCGATCACTTCGCGCAGTCCCCGGAAGATGGTGAGCCCGATACCGAGGGTGTGCGCATCATCGGAGCGGAGGAAGCCCAAGAGGCGATCGAGCGCGGCGACGTCGCCCCACGCCTGTCCGACATGGAGCCCCGACCCGGCGAGCGGCCGGCGCCGCCCGCCGAGGGACCGCGGCCCACGTTGCGGTTCCCGCTGAGCGACGCCGAACGAGCGCAGGACGTCGCGCGCCCGGCGGTCGTGCCACCCCCCGAACCACCGCCGTCGGCCTCGTGGGGCGACGACGACGCCGGCTGGGCCGACACCGAAGGCGGGCCCTGGGGCGAGACCCAATGGGACCCGCCGGCCGAAGCACCCCCGGAGTACGGCGCGCCCACCTACGACGACACCGGCTATGACGCGCCGATTCCCGAACAGGCGGCAGATCTGGGCGACCACGGCGTCGCCGGCGGCTCCACGTCACCTGCCGAGTTCGGCGCCGCCGACCAGTACGCCGAACCCGACGAGTACGCCGCGTACGGCAGCCAACGAGAGCCGTTGTGGGGCGACGAGGCCAGCGGGGCCGAGCACGACGAGACGGCCGACGGCGACCCGTCCCAGCCGGTCGAGCTGCCGCACTGGACCGATCCGCCGACTGGAGAGGTCCCGAAGGTGATCGCGTCCGAAGACGATGACCTCGAAGCCTGGTCGTCGTTCGCGTCGCCGCCTCGTTGGCGCGGCGACAACCACGACTGGTCCGAAGGTGACTACGACGACATGTCCGCCCTCGGCGACGAGGAGTCCCGCGTCGGCGCGCTCGATCCCACGCGGGTCGGCGCCCCCGACAGCGACCCCTTCGCCGAGCTCGACGAACCGGAGCCGGCGATGGTAGGTGGCGTGTACGACGCGTACGACGACGAGCAGGAGGCGGCGCCGCGTCACCGACCGATGCGGCGGCCGCTTCGGCGCCACGTGGCGGGCATGGACGATGGCGGTGCTGGCGGTGGGCCCGGTCGTGACATCCAGACCGCCGCCACCGTCGGGATCGGCCTCGGCATCGCGGCGATCATCCTCATCGGCCTGGCACCGCCGAAGATCGGCATCCTCGCCGTCACCGCGGCTGCCGCCGTCGCCGCATGGGAGTTCTTCGGCGCCACGATCCAAGGCGGCGCCCGGGCCGCGGTGCCCGTCGGTCTGGTGGCGGCTGCCGGGCTGCCGCTCGCCACGTACTGGAAGGGCGCCCAAGCGGTGCCGTTGCTGTTGGTGCTCGCGCTGATCACCGCACTGGCGTGGTACGTGATCGGAGCAGGTGGCAACGCGCCCGTCCTGGAAGGGGTGGGCACGACGCTGCTCGGCGTGGTGTGGATCGGGGTCCTGGCCTCGTTCGCCGCCCAGTTCCTGTTGGCCCACCAGGGTCGCAGCATGTTGATCGGGATCATCGTGGTGGTGGTTGCCGCGGACGTCGGCGCCTTCTTCGGCGGTCAGAGCATCGGCCGGACGCCGTTGTCGCCGGTGAGCCCCAACAAGACCCGCGAGGGGGCCATCGTCGGCCTGGTCGCCGCCATCGTGATGGGTGTCATCATCGGCATCTTGAAGGTCGGCGTGTACCGCGGGGTGGGCGCCGGCTTCCTGCTCGGCCTGGCGATCGGCATCGTGGCCCCCATCGGTGACCTGTGCGAGTCGGTCATCAAGCGCGACCTCGGCGTCAAGGACATGGGCAACCTGCTGCCCGGCCACGGCGGCCTGCTCGACCGTATCGACGGGCTGCTGTTCGCCCTGCCCGCGGCGTACTACCTGATCGCCGCGTTCCACTTCCACTACTGA
- the dxr gene encoding 1-deoxy-D-xylulose-5-phosphate reductoisomerase gives MTTTVAIAGSTGSIGTQSIDVALAEPDRFTVVALGASGRNPDLLVAQADTLRPGIVAVADDTVASELAQRLPSGCELRAGREALASLGAEADVCINGVVGFAGLGVTLATLIAGRRLALANKESLIAAGPVVQRARRTAGAELVPVDSEHGALHQCLRSGGFRAAGADGEAPSAVSRLVLTASGGPFRGRTAGELANVTIDDALAHPTWSMGPKITIDSSTLMNKGLEVIEAHELFGVPAGPAGVGIGFDQIEVVVHPQSIVHSMVEYTDGSTIAQVSLPDMRLPIGYALAWPERGRTPYGRIDWSTLGHLDFEPPDLDAFPCLGLAYQAGRVGGTAPAWLNSANEVAVEAFLGGQIPWNAIPEVLERVLTRHDGGTAGSADEVIEADRTARALAREVLATAWATRN, from the coding sequence GTGACCACCACCGTTGCCATCGCCGGTTCGACCGGATCGATCGGCACGCAGTCGATCGACGTCGCCTTGGCCGAGCCTGATCGGTTCACGGTGGTGGCGCTCGGCGCCAGCGGCCGCAACCCGGATCTGCTGGTCGCCCAGGCGGACACGCTGCGGCCGGGCATCGTGGCCGTCGCCGATGACACGGTGGCGTCGGAGCTCGCGCAGCGTCTCCCCTCAGGGTGCGAGTTGCGCGCGGGGCGCGAGGCGCTCGCCAGCCTCGGCGCAGAAGCCGACGTGTGCATCAACGGGGTCGTCGGTTTCGCAGGTCTCGGCGTCACGCTGGCGACGCTGATCGCGGGGCGACGGCTGGCGCTCGCCAACAAGGAGTCGTTGATCGCCGCCGGACCGGTGGTGCAGCGCGCCCGGCGCACCGCCGGCGCCGAGCTCGTCCCGGTCGACTCCGAGCACGGCGCGCTCCACCAGTGCCTGCGCTCCGGTGGCTTTCGGGCGGCCGGCGCGGATGGCGAAGCCCCCTCCGCGGTCAGCCGCCTCGTCCTCACGGCGAGCGGCGGGCCGTTCCGCGGGCGCACTGCCGGGGAGCTCGCCAACGTCACCATCGACGACGCCCTGGCGCACCCCACGTGGAGCATGGGACCGAAGATCACGATCGACTCGTCGACCCTGATGAACAAGGGCCTCGAGGTGATCGAGGCGCACGAGCTGTTCGGCGTGCCGGCCGGCCCGGCAGGGGTCGGCATCGGCTTCGATCAGATCGAGGTGGTGGTCCACCCGCAGTCGATCGTGCACTCGATGGTCGAGTACACCGACGGCTCGACGATCGCGCAGGTCTCGCTCCCCGACATGCGGCTGCCCATCGGCTACGCGCTGGCGTGGCCCGAGCGCGGTCGCACCCCGTACGGCCGCATCGACTGGTCGACGCTCGGGCACCTCGACTTCGAGCCTCCGGATCTCGACGCGTTCCCGTGCCTTGGTCTGGCCTACCAGGCCGGTCGCGTGGGCGGCACCGCCCCGGCCTGGCTGAACAGCGCCAACGAGGTGGCCGTCGAGGCGTTTCTCGGAGGGCAGATCCCGTGGAACGCGATACCTGAGGTCCTGGAACGGGTGCTGACCCGGCATGATGGGGGGACGGCCGGTTCGGCCGATGAGGTGATCGAAGCCGACCGCACCGCTCGGGCTCTGGCTCGTGAGGTGTTGGCCACGGCTTGGGCCACACGGAACTGA
- the rimP gene encoding ribosome maturation factor RimP: MATTDLTALIEPLLGPLGVELWDVEESGGVLRVAVDRPGGIDLDAIAAATRAVSGGLDEADPIAGRYTLEVSSPGVERRLRTPAHFRRTIGAEVNIKTVAGFDGPRRLLGTLESADDQGIRLAITGGDAEAVVAAESATGSVIDLAYGDIERARTVFAWGAAGPARSGNHKGRKRKAAS; this comes from the coding sequence ATGGCCACGACCGATCTGACCGCGCTCATCGAGCCCTTGCTCGGACCCCTCGGCGTCGAGCTGTGGGACGTGGAGGAGTCGGGCGGTGTGCTGCGGGTCGCGGTCGACCGCCCGGGTGGCATCGACCTCGACGCCATCGCCGCCGCCACCCGCGCGGTGTCAGGTGGTCTCGACGAGGCCGACCCGATCGCGGGGCGCTACACGCTCGAGGTGTCGAGTCCAGGTGTCGAGCGGCGTTTGCGCACCCCCGCGCACTTCCGCCGCACGATCGGCGCCGAAGTCAACATCAAGACAGTCGCCGGCTTCGACGGCCCGCGCCGTCTGTTGGGCACGCTCGAAAGTGCCGATGACCAGGGCATTCGTCTCGCGATCACCGGCGGCGACGCGGAGGCCGTGGTGGCCGCCGAGTCGGCCACTGGCTCGGTCATCGACCTCGCGTACGGCGACATCGAGCGGGCGCGCACGGTCTTCGCCTGGGGCGCCGCGGGCCCGGCGCGCTCGGGCAACCACAAGGGCCGAAAGAGGAAGGCAGCATCATGA
- a CDS encoding TetR family transcriptional regulator, with product MSRTSGELPTSVEDMTPNQRARRHRVIEAALAMITEGGVEDVQMRALAERSGVALGTVYRYFSSRDHVVAAALVEWASELDRHLARRPAEGLGTAERLQSVLRAGVRAFQRSPEFAEAMILAGSSDDPHAWACYQQMGQGVQSVLRKAIDGELTDDEQSKVLVVVNAVWYTALVSWVHGRITIDQVHVQLDAACEVALGWRERQPSP from the coding sequence ATGAGCCGTACCAGCGGCGAGCTGCCGACCTCGGTGGAGGACATGACGCCCAACCAACGGGCGCGCCGCCACCGCGTGATCGAGGCCGCGCTGGCCATGATCACCGAGGGCGGCGTGGAGGACGTGCAGATGCGTGCCCTGGCCGAACGGTCGGGCGTGGCCCTCGGCACCGTCTACCGGTACTTCTCGTCGCGCGACCACGTGGTCGCGGCCGCGCTGGTCGAGTGGGCCAGCGAGCTCGACCGGCACCTCGCCCGCCGTCCCGCCGAGGGGCTGGGCACGGCCGAGCGGCTCCAGTCGGTGCTGCGCGCGGGCGTGCGTGCGTTCCAGCGGTCGCCCGAGTTCGCCGAGGCGATGATCCTCGCCGGCTCGTCGGACGATCCGCACGCGTGGGCCTGCTACCAGCAGATGGGCCAAGGCGTGCAATCTGTGCTGCGCAAGGCCATCGACGGCGAGCTCACCGACGACGAGCAGTCGAAAGTGCTCGTCGTGGTCAACGCGGTCTGGTACACCGCGCTGGTGTCGTGGGTGCACGGCCGCATCACGATCGACCAGGTCCACGTGCAACTCGACGCAGCCTGTGAGGTGGCGTTGGGTTGGCGCGAGCGCCAACCCAGTCCTTGA
- the ispG gene encoding flavodoxin-dependent (E)-4-hydroxy-3-methylbut-2-enyl-diphosphate synthase, whose translation MEAPESTKFPRRPTRQLVLRHPSNPVAVGGDAPVTVQSMTITKTADVEGTLQQIYALAAAGADIVRCTCNEVEAAEGLAHIVPRSPVPIVADIHHQYRRALEALEAGVHGLRLNPGNIKNPEHIKTVARECKDRGVPVRIGVNAGSLHPALYEKYGGATPEAMVESAQWEMALFAEIGFDDYKISVKASSVPLMIAAYRQLSEVTDAPLHLGVTEAGPPPAGLVKATAGIATLLAEGIGDTIRYSLTADPVEEARAGRQLLESMGLRERKGLDLIACPSCGRAEIDVIDLARRAQDALEDRDLPLQIAVMGCVVNGPGEARDADLGIAGGRGRGHLFVKGNNVAVVPEAEMIDTLVDWATFIHEHGVEAALARVDTARVAREAERDRAALLADKGDDANHASERIELIHRRERATD comes from the coding sequence ATGGAAGCACCCGAGAGCACCAAGTTCCCGCGGCGGCCCACCCGTCAACTCGTCTTGCGACACCCGTCGAATCCGGTGGCGGTCGGCGGCGACGCGCCGGTCACGGTGCAGTCGATGACGATCACCAAGACGGCCGACGTCGAAGGCACGCTCCAGCAGATTTACGCCCTTGCTGCTGCCGGCGCCGACATCGTGCGCTGCACGTGCAACGAGGTCGAAGCGGCCGAGGGCCTCGCCCACATCGTGCCGCGCTCGCCGGTGCCGATCGTGGCCGACATCCATCACCAGTACCGCCGAGCGCTCGAAGCGCTCGAAGCGGGCGTGCACGGCCTGCGGCTCAACCCGGGCAACATCAAGAACCCCGAGCACATCAAGACCGTGGCGCGCGAGTGCAAGGACCGCGGTGTGCCGGTCCGCATCGGTGTGAACGCCGGGTCGCTGCATCCCGCCCTGTACGAGAAGTACGGCGGCGCCACTCCGGAGGCCATGGTCGAGTCCGCGCAGTGGGAGATGGCGCTGTTCGCCGAGATCGGGTTCGACGACTACAAGATCTCGGTCAAGGCGTCGAGCGTCCCGCTGATGATCGCCGCATATCGCCAACTCTCCGAGGTCACCGACGCGCCCCTCCACTTGGGCGTCACCGAGGCCGGTCCGCCGCCCGCGGGGCTCGTGAAGGCCACCGCCGGCATCGCCACGCTGTTGGCCGAGGGCATCGGCGACACGATCCGTTACTCGCTCACCGCCGACCCGGTGGAGGAGGCGCGGGCTGGGCGGCAGTTGCTCGAATCGATGGGCCTGCGTGAGCGCAAAGGCCTCGACCTCATCGCCTGCCCGTCGTGCGGTCGTGCCGAGATCGACGTGATCGACCTCGCCCGGCGCGCGCAGGACGCGCTGGAAGATCGCGACCTCCCGTTGCAGATCGCGGTGATGGGCTGCGTGGTGAACGGCCCCGGCGAAGCGCGCGACGCCGACCTCGGCATCGCCGGTGGTCGCGGTCGCGGCCACTTGTTCGTGAAGGGCAACAACGTGGCCGTGGTGCCGGAAGCCGAGATGATCGACACGCTCGTCGACTGGGCGACGTTCATCCACGAGCACGGGGTGGAAGCCGCGTTGGCCCGCGTCGACACGGCGCGGGTGGCCCGCGAAGCCGAACGGGACCGTGCCGCGCTGTTGGCCGACAAGGGCGACGACGCCAATCACGCGTCCGAGCGCATCGAACTGATCCACCGCCGCGAGCGCGCGACCGACTGA
- a CDS encoding site-2 protease family protein — protein MRRPNHDRDGDAPSIVAPPPPPGGYAPAPSGIGPATSAAPDQPAEPPSGQWLWAGVLLAVIALIVAKTGWWGLLVLVGLILMIFLHELGHFLMAKRAGMKVTEFFLGFGPRLVSFRRGETEYGIKAIWVGAYVKIVGMNNLDEVAPEDEPRAYRQGKFRDRLGVAVAGSAMHFLQALVLVFVLLTMVGVQGGSLFGSAGAVKNWSVDTVSSGSAAAAAGLRPGDRIQSVAGVSVRDFDALREAVAAHPDQKVTIVYSHKGATERATVQLGHQPDDPSEGLLGITPQLPTERVGVVDAVPQTFRDVGTVANQSVRGLADLVSPTGISGFFHQLTHTSHDEAGPTVTSNSNHTSQSSSSSSSSASDDRPLSILGVFQITTSAAQADGITAVLSLFVLINVFIGLFNLIPLLPFDGGHVVVAVYEKVQEMRRGQRRYFADVSRLLPVTYVVVVLLAGLFASTLYLDIVNPVSIK, from the coding sequence GTGCGCAGACCGAACCACGACCGAGACGGCGACGCGCCGTCGATCGTCGCGCCTCCGCCGCCGCCGGGTGGCTATGCCCCCGCGCCGTCGGGCATCGGGCCGGCCACCTCAGCCGCCCCTGACCAACCGGCCGAGCCACCGAGTGGCCAGTGGCTGTGGGCCGGTGTCCTGCTCGCGGTCATCGCGCTGATCGTGGCCAAGACGGGCTGGTGGGGTCTGCTCGTGCTCGTCGGCCTGATCTTGATGATCTTCCTGCACGAGCTCGGCCACTTCCTCATGGCCAAGCGGGCCGGCATGAAGGTCACCGAGTTCTTTCTCGGGTTCGGCCCTCGCCTCGTGTCGTTTCGCCGCGGCGAGACCGAGTACGGCATCAAGGCGATCTGGGTCGGTGCGTACGTGAAGATCGTCGGGATGAACAACCTCGACGAGGTGGCTCCCGAGGACGAGCCCCGGGCATACCGGCAAGGGAAGTTCCGTGACCGGCTCGGCGTCGCGGTGGCTGGCTCCGCGATGCACTTCTTGCAGGCGTTGGTGCTCGTCTTCGTGCTGCTCACGATGGTGGGCGTACAAGGCGGCAGCTTGTTCGGCAGTGCCGGCGCGGTGAAGAACTGGTCGGTCGACACGGTGAGCAGCGGTTCCGCCGCCGCGGCGGCCGGCCTGCGTCCCGGCGACCGGATCCAATCGGTCGCGGGGGTGTCGGTGCGCGATTTCGACGCGCTGCGCGAGGCCGTGGCAGCCCACCCCGACCAGAAGGTGACCATCGTCTACTCGCACAAGGGGGCGACCGAGCGGGCCACTGTCCAACTCGGGCACCAGCCCGACGACCCGTCAGAGGGTCTGCTCGGCATCACGCCGCAGTTGCCCACCGAGCGGGTCGGCGTGGTCGACGCGGTGCCGCAGACGTTCCGCGACGTCGGAACCGTCGCCAACCAGTCGGTCCGAGGTCTCGCGGATCTGGTGAGCCCGACGGGGATCAGCGGGTTCTTCCACCAGCTGACCCACACGAGCCATGACGAGGCCGGACCAACCGTCACGTCGAATTCCAACCACACCAGCCAGTCGTCGTCCTCGTCTTCGTCGAGCGCCAGTGACGATCGCCCGCTGTCGATCTTGGGCGTGTTCCAGATCACCACGTCGGCGGCGCAGGCCGACGGCATCACCGCGGTGCTGAGCTTGTTCGTCTTGATCAACGTGTTCATCGGCTTGTTCAACCTGATCCCGCTGCTGCCGTTCGACGGCGGGCACGTGGTGGTGGCCGTCTACGAGAAGGTGCAGGAGATGCGCCGCGGGCAGCGGCGCTACTTCGCCGATGTCAGCCGGCTCCTGCCGGTCACGTACGTGGTGGTGGTGCTGCTGGCGGGGCTGTTCGCGTCGACGCTCTACCTCGACATCGTGAATCCGGTGAGCATCAAGTGA
- a CDS encoding amidohydrolase family protein: MGMPTDVGIIDTMLGFPAKDMAKQYAFITQQTKDRESKEDFEFPVEYMFKAPPDKELKEVADPVDYTLHEMDRWGIDRGMIGVHGEVGERAMKLHPDRFIPSMAGDPNRGMDGIRDIQRLYETWGIRAVGLFPAGTFPQVAINDKLMYPIYAKCAELGIAVFCCAGVPGPRVRMEPQKVEYIDEVMFDFPELTFVTRHGCEPWADLAVKLMLKWPNLYYSTSAFAPRYYPKAVIDYANTRGADKVIFAGYFPMGLSLERITTELKSVPFNDDVWPKFLRGNAERVLKLSQ, translated from the coding sequence ATGGGAATGCCGACCGACGTCGGGATCATCGACACCATGCTCGGCTTCCCGGCCAAGGACATGGCGAAGCAGTACGCCTTCATCACGCAACAGACCAAGGACCGCGAGTCGAAAGAAGACTTCGAGTTCCCGGTCGAGTACATGTTCAAAGCGCCGCCCGACAAGGAGCTGAAGGAAGTCGCCGACCCGGTCGACTACACGCTCCACGAAATGGACCGCTGGGGGATCGACCGGGGGATGATCGGCGTGCACGGCGAGGTGGGGGAGCGGGCGATGAAGCTGCATCCCGACCGCTTCATCCCGTCGATGGCCGGCGACCCCAACAGAGGCATGGACGGCATCCGCGACATCCAGCGGCTGTACGAGACGTGGGGCATCCGTGCCGTCGGGCTGTTCCCCGCCGGGACGTTTCCGCAGGTCGCCATCAACGACAAACTGATGTACCCGATCTATGCCAAGTGCGCCGAGTTGGGGATCGCGGTGTTCTGCTGCGCCGGAGTCCCCGGCCCGCGTGTGCGGATGGAGCCGCAGAAAGTCGAGTACATCGACGAGGTGATGTTCGACTTCCCCGAGCTCACGTTCGTGACCCGCCACGGGTGCGAACCTTGGGCCGACCTGGCCGTGAAGCTCATGTTGAAGTGGCCGAACCTGTACTACTCGACCAGCGCGTTCGCGCCCCGCTACTACCCGAAGGCCGTGATCGACTACGCGAACACGCGCGGAGCCGACAAGGTCATCTTCGCGGGCTACTTCCCGATGGGGCTGTCGCTGGAGCGGATCACGACCGAGCTGAAGTCCGTGCCGTTCAACGACGACGTGTGGCCGAAGTTCCTGCGAGGCAACGCCGAGCGGGTGCTGAAGCTGAGCCAGTGA